Proteins from one Asterias rubens chromosome 21, eAstRub1.3, whole genome shotgun sequence genomic window:
- the LOC117304543 gene encoding annexin A13-like, which translates to MATVTDYGGFDADSDCQILRKAMKGLGTDEKAIVDILGNRSNAQRQKLLVQYKASFGRDLVKDLKSELGGNFEDAILAMMDLPGVFDARCLKKAMKGLGTDESVLVEIMCTRSNAQIQAIKKAYKAGFDKDLEGALESETSGDFKRVLIGLCAAGRDESPDVDDSKVAEDAKALEEAAQGMGTDESEFQRIIVTRSPVHLRAVFSAFEESTGKSIEDVIKSEMTGSLEKAYLTIVGFFSRPMEFFADQLMRAMKGLGTDEDHLIRVIVSRSETDLRAIKAAFGLKYGKTLARSHCQ; encoded by the exons ATG GCCACCGTCACCGACTATGGAGGTTTCGATGCAGACAGTGACTGTCAGATCCTGCGGAAGGCAATGAAGGGATTGG GAACTGACGAGAAGGCGATAGTGGACATTTTGGGCAACAGGAGCAATGCACAAAGACAGAAGCTGTTGGTTCAGTACAAAGCTTCATTTGGCAGG GACCTCGTCAAAGATTTGAAGAGTGAGTTAGGAGGTAACTTCGAGGACGCCATATTGGCAATGATGGATCTACCAGGAGTGTTTGATGCAAGGTGTCTCAAGAAAGCCATGAAG GGGCTTGGTACCGATGAGTCTGTCTTAGTGGAGATCATGTGCACACGATCAAATGCG caAATTCAAGCCATCAAGAAAGCTTACAAAGCCG GTTTTGACAAAGATTTGGAGGGTGCGCTCGAAAGTGAAACCAGTGGTGACTTCAAAAGGGTTCTGATTGGTCTATGCGCG GCTGGAAGAGATGAGAGCCCCGATGTTGATGATAGCAAGGTTGCTGAAGACGCTAAGGCACTCGAGGAA GCTGCTCAAGGAATGGGAACAGACGAGTCGGAGTTTCAACGCATTATTGTTACAAGAAGTCCAGTCCATCTCAGAGCAGTCTTCTCAGCTTTTGAAGAG TCCACAGGTAAATCCATCGAGGATGTAATAAAGAGCGAGATGACTGGCAGCCTCGAGAAGGCGTATTTGACTATCG TTGGTTTCTTTTCGCGCCCAATGGAGTTTTTTGCTGATCAGTTAATGAGAGCAATGAAGGGATTGGGCACAGACGAAGACCATCTTATTCGAGTTATTGTGTCACGCTCAGAG ACTGATCTCCGGGCGATCAAGGCAGCTTTTGGCTTGAAGTACGGCAAGACTCTGGCAAGAAGCCATTGTCAGTGA